A section of the Centropristis striata isolate RG_2023a ecotype Rhode Island chromosome 7, C.striata_1.0, whole genome shotgun sequence genome encodes:
- the txnrd2.2 gene encoding thioredoxin reductase 2, tandem duplicate 2, translating into MHQAALLGTAVKDAKKYGWQISGPICHDWATMAEAVQNHVRSLNWGHRVQLQDKKVKYLNVKGSLQDEHTVKGLTKAGKEMILTARNIVLATGGRPNYPTNIPGAVEHGITSDDIFWLKKSPGKTLVVGASYVALECAGFLTGIGLETTVMVRSIALRGFDQQMADLVTDYMEAYGTKFARKCVPKRVNKLSSGALQVTWTDTNTGNEHNDTYDSVLWAVGRAPETKALGLDKLGVQLKKETGKIVVGADESTSVPNIYAFGDISEGRPELTPTAIKAGKLLARRLAGHSTELMNYDNVPTTVFTPLEYGCVGLSEEEAEKRHGKDGIEVYHAFYKPLEFSVAERDASQCYLKVICERTGDQRILGLHFTGPNAGEVTQGFALGFQCGATYSHLLHTVGIHPTCAEEVIKVNITKRSGLDATVTGC; encoded by the exons ATGCACCAGGCTGCTCTGCTGGGCACTGCAGTCAAAGATGCTAAGAAGTACGGCTGGCAGATCTCAGGGCCAATCTGCCATGACTG GGCCACCATGGCAGAGGCTGTTCAGAACCATGTCAGGTCTCTGAACTGGGGTCACAGAGTTCAGCTCCAGGACAA GAAGGTGAAGTATCTGAACGTCAAAGGAAGTCTGCAGGATGAACACACTGTTAAAGGACTCACTAAAGCAGGGAAAGAG ATGATCCTGACTGCCAGGAACATTGTGCTCGCCACAGGTGGACGACCCAATTACCCCACAAAT ATCCCAGGAGCAGTGGAGCACGGCATCACCAGCGATGACATCTTCTGGCTGAAGAAGTCTCCTGGGAAAAC GCTTGTGGTTGGAGCCAGCT ATGTGGCTCTGGAGTGTGCAGGCTTCCTCACAGGCATCGGCTTGGAAACCACAGTGATGGTTCGCAGCATCGCCCTCCGGGGGTTCGATCAG caaaTGGCAGATTTAGTGACAGACTACATGGAGGCATATGGGACTAAGTTTGCAAGGAAGTGTGTCCCAAAGAGAGTGAACAAACTCTCGTCAGGAGCCCTGCAGGTGACCTGGACTGACACCAACACAGGCAACGAACACAATGACACCTATGACTCGGTGTTATGGGCAGTtg GCAGAGCCCCTGAAACCAAAGCCCTGGGCCTGGACAAGCTGGGTGTGCAACTCAAAAAGGAGACGGGGAAAATAGTTGTGGGCGCTGACGAATCCACCTCAGTGCCAAACATCTATGCTTTTGGTGACATCAGTGAG GGTCGTCCTGAATTGACCCCAACAGCCATTAAAGCAGGAAAGCTTCTAGCCCGCAGACTGGCTGGTCACAGCACTGAACTCATGAACTACGACAAc GTGCCGACTACAGTGTTCACCCCCCTCGAGTACGGCTGTGTGGGTCTGTCTGAGGAGGAGGCTGAGAAGAGACACGGGAAAGACGGCATTGAG GTCTACCATGCATTCTACAAGCCTCTGGAATTCAGTGTCGCAGAGCGAGATGCCAGCCAGTGTTACTTAAAG GTGATATGTGAGCGGACCGGAGACCAGAGGATCCTGGGTCTGCACTTCACTGGTCCAAATGCTGGAGAAGTCACACAGGGCTTTGCTCTGGGCTTCCA GTGTGGAGCGACATATTCCCACCTGTTGCATACAGTAGGCATCCACCCAACCTGTGCCGAGGAGGTGATCAAGGTCAACATCACAAAGCGATCCGGCTTGGACGCCACCGTAACCGGCTGCTGA